From the genome of Geminocystis herdmanii PCC 6308, one region includes:
- a CDS encoding O-linked N-acetylglucosamine transferase, SPINDLY family protein: protein MADKINILKKDFINSILKEEFDQVINIFEQTINDDSTNVYSYYYLGIAYLLNGDRDLAEATWMAVFLESNDVEENSRILINIFKEIGLLLIENQKFYLATLIYEQILILDENNLESSLIIVDLYLHLGKENLAEDTLIKVIDNEFVNTLIYLKYSQLLLKQYRYSEVINLLTTALNKFPNEQSLYFNLMLGFRGYGQAKEAIIIAEEGLKLNPNNLIFQIENARIFPILYDNEEEIEFYYQRFDQCLDHIINNLSLKTEAEKQEALNAISLSTNFYLQYQGKSTLTLQVKYGQLVNNIINANYPHLNYLSGKSQGKNLKINKKIKVGYISSKMFDNVIGELFYNWIKYHNQELFEVNCYYIGHKVDQITKIYQENSDKFSHIQSNFELVCKTIIEDQLDILIFLDLGMSPELTKIAGLRLAPIQCKGWGPPVTSGSPMIDYFLTSDLMENPQGEKHYNEKLIRLPNLAFSYPRPKLPNIIKSRKMFNLPEDAVIYWSCQSLFKYLPQYDYIFPRIASQVTNSKFIFIEFPLSQFVNNQFLKRLKKAFEKYNLNIEDYCIFMQGLCQEDFLNLILISNVGLDTFGWSGGKTTLEAIACNLPLVTYPSELMRGRHSYGILQMLGVTDTIASSPQEYIDIAVRLGNDQLWREEIKEKIKVNHHNLYDDLECVKGLEKFYQDVCS from the coding sequence ATGGCTGACAAAATTAATATTTTAAAAAAAGATTTTATTAATTCTATTCTTAAAGAAGAATTTGATCAAGTAATTAATATTTTTGAACAAACAATTAATGATGATTCTACCAATGTTTATTCTTATTATTATTTAGGAATAGCTTATTTATTAAATGGCGATCGTGATCTAGCAGAAGCTACTTGGATGGCTGTTTTTTTAGAAAGTAATGACGTAGAAGAAAATAGTAGAATATTAATTAATATTTTCAAGGAAATAGGACTATTATTAATTGAGAATCAAAAATTTTATTTAGCTACATTAATTTATGAACAAATACTTATTTTAGATGAGAATAATTTAGAAAGTTCTTTAATAATAGTTGATCTTTATTTACATTTAGGAAAAGAAAATTTAGCGGAAGATACTTTAATAAAAGTAATTGATAATGAGTTCGTTAATACTTTAATTTATTTAAAATATAGCCAACTTTTACTCAAGCAATATCGTTATTCAGAGGTTATTAATCTTTTAACAACTGCTCTCAATAAATTTCCTAATGAGCAAAGTTTATATTTTAACTTGATGTTGGGTTTTAGAGGATATGGACAAGCAAAAGAAGCTATAATTATTGCGGAAGAAGGACTAAAATTAAACCCTAATAATCTGATTTTTCAAATAGAAAATGCTCGAATTTTTCCTATATTATATGACAATGAAGAAGAAATAGAATTTTATTATCAAAGATTTGATCAATGTTTAGATCACATAATTAATAATTTATCTTTAAAAACAGAAGCAGAAAAACAAGAAGCTCTAAATGCTATTAGTTTATCCACTAATTTTTATTTACAATATCAAGGAAAATCTACTCTAACTTTACAAGTTAAATATGGTCAATTAGTCAATAATATTATTAATGCTAATTATCCCCATTTAAACTATTTATCTGGAAAATCTCAGGGTAAAAACTTAAAGATAAATAAAAAAATAAAAGTAGGATATATCTCAAGCAAAATGTTTGATAATGTTATCGGTGAATTATTTTATAATTGGATTAAATATCATAATCAAGAATTGTTTGAAGTTAATTGCTATTATATTGGTCATAAAGTTGATCAAATAACAAAAATATATCAAGAAAATAGTGATAAATTTTCACACATTCAAAGTAATTTTGAATTAGTATGTAAAACTATTATTGAAGATCAATTAGACATCTTAATTTTTCTCGATTTAGGAATGTCTCCAGAGTTAACTAAAATTGCAGGATTAAGATTAGCACCTATTCAATGCAAGGGATGGGGGCCACCTGTAACATCAGGCTCTCCTATGATTGACTATTTTTTAACCAGTGATTTAATGGAAAATCCTCAAGGGGAGAAACATTACAATGAGAAATTAATCAGATTACCAAATTTAGCATTTTCTTATCCTCGCCCAAAACTTCCTAATATAATTAAATCCAGAAAAATGTTTAATTTACCAGAAGATGCAGTGATTTATTGGAGTTGTCAATCTTTGTTTAAGTATTTGCCCCAATATGATTATATCTTTCCTCGTATCGCATCTCAAGTCACCAATAGTAAGTTTATTTTTATTGAATTTCCTTTAAGTCAATTTGTTAATAATCAGTTTCTAAAAAGGTTAAAAAAAGCATTTGAAAAATACAATCTTAACATTGAAGATTATTGCATTTTTATGCAGGGATTATGTCAAGAAGACTTTTTAAATCTAATATTAATTTCAAATGTAGGATTAGATACTTTTGGATGGTCTGGAGGTAAAACAACACTAGAAGCGATCGCCTGTAACTTACCATTAGTAACTTATCCAAGTGAATTGATGCGAGGCAGACATAGTTATGGTATTTTACAAATGTTAGGAGTTACAGATACGATCGCTTCTTCACCACAGGAATATATTGATATAGCGGTAAGACTAGGAAATGATCAATTATGGCGGGAGGAAATCAAAGAAAAAATCAAGGTAAATCACCATAATTTATATGATGATTTAGAGTGTGTAAAGGGATTAGAAAAATTCTATCAAGATGTTTGCTCGTAA
- a CDS encoding class I SAM-dependent methyltransferase, whose product MNQTDKLNLAYECYRLKKYSQAAQLFEEAIEEKPTLLQSGLGVTLAHSLILSLDWEKIASYLPPKTNILEASGWLKSLQLGKPVNNETESIPWYTYPAIEFIEDKIKSDFVVFEYGSGQSTLWWAKKINQLISIESNKDWFNYLRSTLIKDPKIILKLIEEPDVYIKTINEFPDKYFDVIIIDGDNREECAKEAYSHLKEDGFIIFDDTDRSSYSEILTYLDSEGFYRLDFFGMTPCLVYKNCTSVLFKDLNFLKNKSSPSQKKSCLGKSFSQPDKEKEMYFDDLDSLSIFEELGNI is encoded by the coding sequence ATGAATCAAACAGATAAACTGAATTTAGCTTATGAATGCTATAGACTAAAAAAATATTCTCAAGCCGCTCAATTATTTGAAGAAGCGATCGAAGAAAAACCCACATTACTACAATCAGGTTTAGGAGTTACTTTAGCTCATAGTTTAATCTTATCTTTAGATTGGGAAAAAATAGCCAGTTATTTACCTCCTAAAACAAATATATTAGAAGCCTCTGGATGGTTAAAATCTCTACAATTAGGAAAGCCTGTTAATAATGAAACAGAATCGATTCCTTGGTACACATATCCTGCCATTGAGTTTATTGAAGATAAAATAAAATCAGATTTTGTAGTATTTGAATATGGTAGCGGTCAATCTACTTTATGGTGGGCAAAAAAAATTAATCAATTAATCTCCATTGAAAGTAATAAAGATTGGTTTAATTATTTACGATCGACATTAATAAAAGACCCTAAAATAATTTTAAAATTAATTGAAGAACCTGATGTATATATTAAAACAATTAACGAATTCCCCGACAAATATTTTGATGTAATTATTATTGACGGAGATAATAGAGAAGAATGTGCCAAAGAAGCATATTCTCACTTAAAAGAAGATGGTTTTATCATTTTTGATGATACTGACAGAAGTAGTTATTCAGAAATTTTGACCTATCTTGACTCAGAGGGTTTTTATCGTTTAGACTTTTTTGGCATGACACCATGTTTAGTATATAAAAACTGTACTTCAGTACTGTTCAAAGACTTAAATTTTTTAAAAAATAAATCATCTCCAAGTCAAAAAAAATCTTGTTTAGGAAAATCATTTTCTCAACCCGACAAAGAAAAAGAAATGTATTTTGATGATCTCGATTCCTTATCTATATTTGAAGAATTAGGTAATATTTAG
- a CDS encoding O-linked N-acetylglucosamine transferase, SPINDLY family protein gives MNQWHPSVEKYWENKNYEEVIKIYEDIINNNPTEITNYFYLGLAYLMKGEIDTAQSIWMSVLLEADNFQDELKNLLQVLHQQGKKQLATGTLKSALIIYQTLEELLTNREEFTSNEAISYHAIGFVYKMHKQLIEAEKCFQLAIDIGQIKEAYNDLGGMYFDGGIMEKAIEVYRREINDHPDYTFGYVNLLAALHKSGNITEAINTANLAQEKFSDDLLWKIRNYLILPLVYQNEEEIMIFRQRFIDGLQKIVDEVENLDLKNQEVRKKALLTFKNNVNFELAYQKFNHKELQQKYGNLIYKVVSANYPDYVQPKEKKPVKSRKIKVGYVSQCMCKHVVSRLMLGWLRHHDPTQFEIYSYYIGFTSDELTQEYEQYSDFFYHIDGFETASKKIMADDLDIVVFLEIGMSPYMAMLGSLRFAPVQCTTWGHPETSGLRNVDYFLSSDLMEPENGQEHYSENLVRLPNIGISYPKPALIEVPKNRDFFRLPADALIYFCGQSVFKYLPENDHILAAIAQRVPNSKFLFLTRPNPNIAEQFKQRLSKAFADLGLNLEEYGIFLPLLTKNDYLNLNLLSDVFLDSFGWSGGSTTLEAITYNLPVVTYPGEFMRGRHSYGILKMLGVTDTIASSPQEYIDIAVRLGNDQLWREEIKEKIKANYHNLYDDLDCVRGLEKFYQDVCL, from the coding sequence ATGAATCAGTGGCATCCATCAGTAGAAAAATATTGGGAAAACAAAAACTATGAAGAGGTAATTAAAATTTATGAGGACATCATCAATAATAATCCTACAGAAATTACTAATTATTTTTATTTAGGTTTAGCGTATTTGATGAAGGGAGAAATCGATACAGCTCAATCTATCTGGATGTCAGTATTATTAGAAGCAGATAATTTTCAAGATGAGTTAAAAAACCTTTTACAAGTTTTACATCAACAGGGAAAAAAACAGTTAGCCACTGGTACATTAAAATCAGCTCTAATTATTTATCAAACGTTGGAGGAGTTATTAACTAACCGAGAAGAATTTACTTCCAATGAAGCTATATCTTATCATGCTATTGGTTTTGTCTATAAAATGCACAAGCAACTCATTGAGGCAGAAAAATGTTTTCAATTAGCTATTGATATTGGTCAAATAAAAGAAGCCTATAATGATCTTGGGGGGATGTATTTTGATGGGGGAATTATGGAAAAAGCCATAGAGGTTTATCGCCGAGAAATAAATGATCACCCTGATTATACTTTTGGATATGTGAATCTTCTCGCGGCTTTACACAAGTCAGGAAACATAACGGAAGCTATTAATACTGCGAACTTGGCTCAAGAAAAATTCTCTGATGATTTACTTTGGAAGATTAGAAATTATTTAATCTTACCTTTAGTATATCAAAATGAAGAAGAAATAATGATCTTTCGTCAACGATTTATAGATGGTTTACAAAAAATTGTTGATGAGGTGGAAAATTTAGATTTAAAAAATCAAGAAGTACGAAAAAAAGCTCTATTAACTTTTAAAAATAATGTTAATTTTGAGTTAGCTTATCAAAAGTTTAATCATAAAGAATTACAGCAAAAATATGGTAATTTAATTTATAAAGTCGTTTCTGCTAATTATCCTGATTATGTACAACCAAAGGAAAAAAAACCTGTTAAATCAAGAAAAATTAAAGTGGGTTATGTTTCTCAGTGTATGTGTAAACACGTGGTGTCAAGATTGATGTTAGGTTGGTTGCGTCATCATGATCCTACACAATTTGAGATTTATTCTTACTATATTGGTTTTACCAGTGATGAGCTTACCCAAGAATATGAGCAGTATAGTGATTTTTTTTATCATATTGATGGTTTTGAGACTGCATCAAAGAAAATTATGGCGGATGATTTAGATATAGTGGTTTTTCTGGAAATAGGAATGTCGCCATATATGGCGATGTTGGGTAGTTTGAGATTTGCCCCTGTTCAGTGTACTACTTGGGGACACCCTGAAACTTCTGGGTTACGGAATGTTGACTATTTCTTGTCTAGTGATTTAATGGAACCTGAAAATGGACAAGAACATTATTCAGAAAATTTAGTGCGTCTGCCTAATATTGGTATTTCTTACCCGAAACCAGCTTTGATAGAAGTACCAAAAAATAGAGACTTTTTCCGCTTACCTGCCGATGCTTTGATTTATTTTTGTGGACAAAGTGTTTTTAAATATTTACCAGAAAATGATCACATCCTTGCTGCCATCGCTCAAAGAGTACCGAATAGTAAATTTCTATTCCTCACTCGCCCGAATCCAAATATTGCGGAGCAATTTAAACAAAGATTAAGTAAGGCTTTTGCGGATTTAGGATTAAATCTTGAAGAATATGGGATTTTTTTACCTCTTTTAACTAAAAATGACTATTTGAATCTTAATCTTCTTTCTGATGTGTTTTTAGATAGTTTTGGGTGGTCTGGTGGTAGTACAACATTGGAGGCTATAACTTACAACTTACCAGTGGTAACTTATCCGGGGGAATTTATGCGGGGCAGACATAGTTACGGTATTTTAAAAATGTTAGGAGTTACAGATACGATCGCATCTTCCCCACAGGAATATATTGATATTGCGGTAAGGTTAGGAAATGATCAACTATGGCGAGAGGAAATCAAAGAAAAAATCAAGGCTAATTACCATAATTTATATGATGATTTAGATTGTGTAAGGGGATTAGAAAAATTCTATCAAGATGTTTGTTTGTGA